From the Arthrobacter sp. PM3 genome, one window contains:
- a CDS encoding 2-hydroxyacid dehydrogenase: MTRKITVSLPDPTLRDYLQPHPDVTVLEWDFTGASPQPRLDIVVPPYMRGPQVLGALDAVDTGLVQSQSIGYDGVTDFLPAGRVFANAAGVHETSTAELTLALILASQRELPRILKNQQDGRWETRPTASLADRRVLIVGYGGVGKAIEDRLLPFETSVTRVASRERTDPRGHVHGIAELPALLPEHDIVVVGVPLSDSTRHLIDDAFLAAMPDGALVVNVARGPVADTDALVKHTGSGRIRAALDVTDPEPLPQDHPLWRTPGVIISPHVGGASSAMRPRMGRLLQRQIDLMLAGEPPVNVVLGG; the protein is encoded by the coding sequence ATGACCCGGAAGATCACCGTCAGCCTGCCCGACCCCACGTTGCGTGACTACCTTCAGCCGCACCCGGACGTCACCGTCCTGGAGTGGGACTTCACCGGGGCGTCGCCGCAGCCGCGGCTCGACATCGTGGTGCCGCCCTACATGCGCGGCCCGCAGGTCCTGGGCGCCCTGGATGCGGTGGACACCGGGCTGGTGCAGAGCCAGTCGATCGGGTACGACGGCGTGACGGACTTCCTGCCGGCCGGCCGGGTTTTCGCCAACGCGGCCGGCGTGCATGAAACGTCGACGGCGGAACTCACCCTGGCCCTGATCCTCGCCAGCCAGCGTGAACTCCCGCGCATCCTGAAGAACCAGCAGGACGGCCGGTGGGAGACCCGTCCCACCGCCAGCCTGGCCGACCGCAGGGTCCTGATTGTCGGCTACGGCGGGGTGGGCAAGGCGATCGAGGACCGGCTCCTGCCCTTCGAAACCAGCGTGACCCGGGTGGCCAGCCGGGAACGGACGGACCCGCGCGGCCACGTCCACGGCATCGCCGAACTCCCTGCGCTGCTGCCGGAGCACGACATCGTGGTGGTGGGCGTCCCGCTCAGCGACTCCACCCGGCACCTCATCGACGACGCCTTCCTCGCGGCCATGCCCGACGGTGCCCTGGTGGTCAACGTGGCCCGCGGGCCGGTGGCGGACACTGACGCCCTGGTCAAGCACACCGGATCCGGGCGGATCCGCGCCGCCCTGGACGTCACCGACCCCGAGCCCCTGCCGCAGGACCACCCGCTGTGGCGCACCCCCGGCGTCATCATCAGCCCGCACGTGGGCGGGGCGAGTTCGGCGATGCGCCCGCGGATGGGCCGCCTGCTCCAGCGGCAGATCGACCTCATGCTGGCGGGCGAGCCGCCGGTGAACGTGGTGCTGGGCGGCTGA